The Euwallacea similis isolate ESF13 chromosome 15, ESF131.1, whole genome shotgun sequence genome has a window encoding:
- the LOC136413845 gene encoding uncharacterized protein produces the protein MEIEKVLSNWQRFQNLKFIMENSFPCTMTSSYYNDFYIGTLSFENQGERRIKFTDGLITVDIPVTSISGSTPEGANIRFTRFDGGWVLLQFPNDRIREIVHQKYLIFEREEHGPTPPSTSSESE, from the exons ATGGAAA tcgaGAAGGTGCTGTCTAATTGGCAGcggtttcaaaatttaaaattcataatggAAAATAGTTTCCCTTGCACTATGACATCTTCTTATTATAATGACTTTTATATCGGAACTTTATCGTTTGAAAATCAAGGGGAACGACGAATTAAATTTACCGACGGTTTAATAACTGTTGATATACCTGTGACTTCTATATCGGGAAGTACCCCAGAAGGGGCGAATATACGCTTCACCCGGTTTGATGGGGGATGGGTATTACTACAATTTCCGAACGACAGAATACGGGAAATAGTACATCAAAAATACCTGATTTTCGAAAG GGAAGAACATGGACCCACGCCGCCATCAACGTCCAGCGAGAgcgaataa